GTTTTTATCAAGTAAGACTAAAGGTCGTGTCCCTACTTTAAAACCAATTCGTAGGCTGCAAAATTGTCTGTTTTCATGATTTTTTTATTCGCTAGAACGAGCATGGCCTCCGTGTTTTCTAGACCTTCTATAACACTTATACCATGAACTGGATCCATAAGACACAAGCTGGTTGCAAGGGCATCGGCTATCAACGCTCTGTCACATATCACCGTAGAGCTGACAACTTGCTCGGACGCTAAAGGTCTTCTTGGGTTAACTATGTGGCTCAAAATCCCTTGTGCTATTCTGCGTTCATAACTTCCACTGGTTGCAACGGCATTGTCATAAAGTTTTAGAACTGTAATTTGCTGTTCTTTATGAAAGGGGTCCCTTATCCCAATATTCCAAGGTTCGTTGTTTATCTTTCCGCCGACGGTCCTTATATCCCCGCCCGCGTTTATTAATGCATGTTTGATGCCATATTTTTTCAAAACCTCGATCGCTAAATCCACGGCATAGCCTTTGGCTATAGCGTTCAGCACAATCTTCATGTTCTTTTTCAAAAACCTTATGCTCCTTCCCTCTATCTTTACGGAGGAATAATCAACAAGCTCCAATACCTCTTTTAGTCCTTTTTCAAAAGATTCAGAGTTGGTTGAAAAGTTCTTGTCGATGTACTCTATCAGAGGGGCTATGGTTATATCGAAAATACCGCCAGTTAGTCTGCTTATCTTTTCAGCCTCCTTAATAACGTAGATCAGATCTTCATGCGCATCATCCAGATAACCTTGTTTGTTAAGTTTACTAACATCGCTTCTCTCATCGAACACGTTCATGATTGCCTCAACCCTTTCGACTTCACTAAAAGCACCTTCAATCGCCTCTTTAGAATGCTCTACGTCATCAGAGACAATCATGATAGTGACGGAAGTTCCCATCAAGGCTTTTGACTTTTTTATAATAAAATGTCTTCCTACGTCCAACTCATCAGCTGAAAGTGCTGGCTTGATTTTATCCTTTTTTGATCAAAATTGATAAAGTTCTTATAAACTATACATGGACACGATGATCTTGGTTATGATGAGGGGCATCTTGGCTTACAAGGTAGTTCACTGGAAGTGAGTTTGAGTTGCATCATTGTATTCTGAAATTATGTAATCTACTTTATTTAGCGCCGGGGCTGGGATTCGAACCCAGGCGACCCTCTTCGGGTCACAGGCTCTCAAGGCCTGCGCCTTGTCCGCTAGGCTACCCCGGCAGTTTAATCGATCTATTCTCTATCTTATTTTAACAAAGATTTTAATTAAAACTTTTTATTGCCTCTCTTCCAAACGGCAGGATACGTGCCTCTGTCCATAATAACTCTCTCAGTATTTACAGCGATCCCCTCTTCCGAATCCAGAATCTCTTCGGTATTCATTTGTGCGTCACCGAGCGCAACTAACTCGCCCTTTAGCGTCATAACGGCGACCGCATCACCACGCTTTATTCCCTCGTCGAGTTTAGATATACCAACT
Above is a genomic segment from Aigarchaeota archaeon containing:
- a CDS encoding FAD:protein FMN transferase, which encodes MGTSVTIMIVSDDVEHSKEAIEGAFSEVERVEAIMNVFDERSDVSKLNKQGYLDDAHEDLIYVIKEAEKISRLTGGIFDITIAPLIEYIDKNFSTNSESFEKGLKEVLELVDYSSVKIEGRSIRFLKKNMKIVLNAIAKGYAVDLAIEVLKKYGIKHALINAGGDIRTVGGKINNEPWNIGIRDPFHKEQQITVLKLYDNAVATSGSYERRIAQGILSHIVNPRRPLASEQVVSSTVICDRALIADALATSLCLMDPVHGISVIEGLENTEAMLVLANKKIMKTDNFAAYELVLK